In Penicillium oxalicum strain HP7-1 chromosome VII, whole genome shotgun sequence, one DNA window encodes the following:
- a CDS encoding Fatty acid synthase subunit alpha produces MRPEIEQELAHTLLVELLAYQFASPVRWIETQDVILAEQRTERIVEIGPADTLGGMARRTLASKYEAYDAATSVQRQILCYNKDAKEIYYDVDPVEEEPEPSSETPAAAVGAAAPVAAAPAAAAAPPPSAGPAAAVEDAPVSAVDILRSLVAQKLKKGLEEVPLTKAIKDLVGGKSTLQNEILGDLGKEFGSTPEKPEDTPLDELGAAMQATFNGQLGKQSSSLIARMVSSKMPGGFNITSVRKYLETRWGLGAGRQDGVLLLAITMEPAARLGSEPDAKAFLDTVTNKYAAAAGINLSAPAAGGDSGAGGGGMMMDPAAIDALTKDQRALFKQQLEVIARYLKMDLRAGDKAFMVSQESQKALQAQLDLWSAEHGDFYASGIEPSFDSLKARVYDSSWNWARQDALSMYYDIIFGRLQVIDREIVSQCIRIMNRSNPLLLDFMQYHIDNCPTERGETYQLAKELGQQLIDNCKEVMDAAPVYKDVAVPTGPHTTVDARGNISYEEVPRASARKLEHYVKQMAEGGPISEYSNRDKVQNDLKNVYKLIRKQHRLSKATQLQFDSLYKDVLHAMNMNENQIMPQENGSTKKSGLKRTAALRPGKVETIPFLHLKKKSEHGWNYSKKLTGVYLNVLESAARSGLSFQGKNVLMTGAGAGSIGAEVLQGLISGGAKVVVTTSRFSREVTEYYQGMYARFGARGSQLVVVPFNQGSKQDVEALVDYIYDTKKGLGWDLDFVVPFAAIPENGREIDSIDSKSELAHRIMLTNLLRMLGSIKTQKQTHGFETRPAQVILPLSPNHGTFGNDGLYSESKLGLETLFNRWYSESWANYLTICGAVIGWTRGTGLMSGNNMVAEGVEKLGVRTFSQQEMAFNLLGLMSPAVVNLCQVDPVWADLNGGLQFIPDLKGTMTRLRTDIMESSDVRQAVIKETAIENKIVNGEDSGALYKKVVAEPRANIKFDFPKLPDWEKEVKPLNENLKGMVNLDKVVVVTGFSEVGPWGNSRTRWEMEAYGKFSLEGCVEMAWIMGLIKHHNGPLKGKAYSGWVDAKTGEPVDDKDVKAKYEKFILEHTGIRLIEPELFKGYDPKQKQLLQEIVIQEDLEPFEASQETAQEFKREHGDKVDIFEIPESGEYTVRLRKGANLLIPKALSFDRLVAGQVPTGWDAKRYGVPDDIIEQVDPITLYVLVCTAEAMLSSGITDPYEFYKYVHLSEVGNCIGSGIGGTHALRGMYKDRYLDKPVQKDILQESFINTMSAWVNMLLLSSTGPIKTPVGACATAVESVDIGYETIVEGKARVCFVGGFDDFQEEGSYEFANMKATSNAETEFAHGRTPQEMSRPTTTTRAGFMESQGCGMQLIMSAQLALDMGVPIHGIIALTTTATDKIGRSVPAPGQGVLTTARENPGKFPSPLLDIKYRRRQLELRMKQIKEWQESELLYLQEEVNAMQAQSDSSFNASEYMHERAQHIEREVVRQEKDAQFSLGNNFWKQDSRIAPLRGALATWGLTVDDISVASFHGTSTVANDKNESDVICQQLKHLGRKKGNAVMGIFQKYLTGHPKGAAGAWMFNGCLQVLDSGLVPGNRNADNVDKVMEKFDYIVYPSRSIQTDGVNAFSVTSFGFGQKGAQVIGIHPKYLYATLDQAQYQAYKTKVESRQKKAYRYFHNGLINNSIFVAKSKAPYEDAQQSQVFLNPDYRVSVDKKTSELKFSTTPPKAEERESTRQMVESLAKAHAAGGNSKVGVDVENIDAINISNETFVERNFTEAEQAYCRKAASPQSSFAGRWSAKEAVFKSLGVSSKGAGAALKDIEIGSDANGAPIVNLHGAAAIAAKEAGVKQVTVSISHSDTQAVAVAVSQF; encoded by the exons ATGCGTCCTGAGATTGAGCAGGAGCTGGCTCACACCCTGTTGGTGGAGCTGCTCGCCTACCAATTCGCCTCCCCAGTCCGATGGATTGAAACTCAAGATGTCATTCTCGCCGAGCAACGGACGGAGCGTATCGTTGAAATTGGTCCCGCAGATACTCTCGGTGGTATGGCCCGCCGCACACTCGCCTCCAAGTACGAGGCATACGATGCTGCCACCTCGGTACAGCGTCAAATTCTCTGCTACAACAAGGACGCCAAGGAGATTTACTACGATGTCGACCCcgtcgaagaagagccagaaCCCAGCTCTGAAACACCTGCGGCTGCTGTCGGTGCTGCAGCTCCGGTGGCTGCGGCtcctgccgccgccgccgctccTCCCCCCAGTGCTGGCCCGGCTGCCGCAGTGGAGGATGCGCCAGTATCTGCCGTGGACATCCTGCGGTCTCTCGTGGCCCAGAAGCTTAAGAAAggcttggaggaggtgcCATTGACAAAAGCTATCAAAGATCTCGTTGGAG GCAAGTCTACATTACAAAATGAAATTCTCGGAGACCTGGGTAAGGAGTTCGGCTCCACACCTGAGAAGCCAGAGGATACTCCGTTGGACGAGCTTGGTGCTGCCATGCAGGCCACCTTCAACGGCCAATTGGGCAAACAATCTTCCTCCCTCATTGCTCGCATGGTTTCCTCCAAGATGCCCGGTGGCTTCAACATTACGTCTGTTCGCAAGTATCTAGAGACACGGTGGGGCTTGGGCGCGGGCCGCCAGGACGGAGTGCTGCTGTTGGCCATTACCATGGAGCCTGCTGCTCGTCTGGGCTCTGAGCCCGATGCCAAAGCTTTCTTGGACACCGTGACAAACAAGTACGCTGCCGCTGCGGGCATCAATCTCTCTGCCCCTGCGGCTGGGGGTGACAGCGGGGCTGGCGGAGGTGGCATGATGATGGACCCTGCCGCCATCGATGCCCTCACCAAGGACCAGCGCGCCCTCTTCAAGCAGCAATTGGAAGTAATTGCTCGCTACCTGAAGATGGACCTGCGCGCTGGTGATAAGGCGTTTATGGTTTCCCAGGAGAGCCAAAAGGCTCTTCAAGCTCAGCTTGACCTGTGGTCTGCTGAGCACGGTGACTTCTACGCCTCGGGCATCGAGCCTTCTTTCGATTCCCTGAAGGCTCGCGTGTACGATTCGTCCTGGAACTGGGCCCGCCAGGATGCTCTCAGCATGTACTACGATATCATCTTCGGTCGTCTTCAAGTCATTGATCGTGAGATCGTCAGCCAGTGCATCCGCATCATGAACCGTTCCAACCCTCTGCTCCTGGACTTTATGCAATATCACATCGACAACTGCCCCACGGAACGCGGCGAGACGTACCAACTCGCCAAGGAGCTGGGACAGCAGTTGATTGATAACTGCAAGGAGGTCATGGATGCGGCGCCCGTCTACAAGGATGTGGCCGTTCCTACCGGCCCTCATACCACCGTGGACGCCCGCGGCAACATCAGCTACGAGGAAGTGCCCCGTGCCAGTGCCCGAAAGCTCGAGCATTATGTCAAGCAGATGGCCGAGGGCGGCCCCATCTCGGAGTACAGCAACCGGGACAAGGTTCAGAATGATCTGAAGAACGTGTACAAGCTTATTCGCAAGCAACATCGCCTGTCCAAGGCCACCCAGCTTCAGTTCGACTCTCTTTACAAGGATGTGCTTCACGCGATGAACATGAACGAAAACCAGATTATGCCCCAGGAGAACGGCTCCACGAAGAAGTCTGGTCTGAAGCGCACCGCCGCCCTTCGCCCCGGCAAAGTGGAGACCATCCCCTTCCTGCAcctcaagaagaagtccgAGCATGGCTGGAACTACAGCAAGAAGCTTACTGGGGTCTACCTCAACGTCTTGGAGTCTGCCGCTCGTTCCGGTCTTTCTTTCCAGGGTAAGAACGTGTTGATGaccggtgccggtgccggGTCCATTGGTGCCGAAGTCCTGCAAGGTCTGATTTCTGGTGGCGCCAAGGTCGTCGTGACCACCAGTCGCTTCTCCCGTGAGGTGACCGAATATTACCAGGGCATGTATGCTCGCTTCGGTGCTCGAGGCTCTCAATTGGTTGTGGTGCCCTTCAACCAAGGTAGCAAGCAGGATGTGGAGGCCCTTGTGGACTACATCTACGACACTAAGAAGGGTCTCGGCTGGGATCTCGACTTTGTTGTGCCCTTCGCTGCCATCCCTGAGAACGGTCGCGAGATTGACTCAATTGACTCCAAGTCCGAGTTGGCCCATCGTATCATGTTGACCAACTTGCTCCGCATGTTGGGATCTATCAAGACCCAGAAGCAGACCCACGGCTTCGAAACCCGTCCCGCGCAGGTGATCCTTCCTCTGTCACCTAACCACGGTACCTTCGGTAACGACGGCCTGTACTCCGAGTCCAAGCTGGGCTTGGAGACTCTCTTCAACCGTTGGTACTCTGAGAGCTGGGCCAACTACCTGACCATCTGTGGTGCTGTCATCGGTTGGACCCGTGGCACTGGTCTGATGAGTGGTAACAACATGGTCGCCGAAGGTGTTGAGAAGCTGGGCGTTCGCACATTCTCTCAGCAAGAGATGGCCTTCAATCTGTTGGGTCTCATGTCCCCCGCTGTTGTCAACCTTTGCCAGGTCGATCCCGTGTGGGCCGATCTTAACGGCGGTCTGCAGTTTATTCCCGACCTGAAGGGCACGATGACTCGTCTCCGGACCGATATCATGGAGTCCAGCGACGTTCGTCAGGCCGTCATCAAGGAGACTGCTATTGAGAACAAGATCGTTAACGGGGAGGATAGTGGTGCTCTGTACAAAAAGGTCGTTGCCGAGCCCCGTGCCAACATCAAGTTTGACTTCCCCAAGCTCCCCGACTGGGAGAAGGAAGTGAAGCCTCTGAACGAAAACCTCAAAGGCATGGTCAACTTGGACAAGGTTGTCGTTGTCACTGGTTTCTCCGAGGTTGGACCCTGGGGTAACTCCCGTACTCGCTGGGAGATGGAGGCCTATGGCAAGTTCTCCCTTGAGGGCTGTGTTGAGATGGCCTGGATCATGGGTCTGATCAAGCACCACAACGGCCCCCTCAAGGGCAAGGCATACTCTGGCTGGGTTGACGCCAAGACTGGCGAGCCTGTTGATGACAAGGATGTCAAGGCCAAGTACGAAAAGTTCATCTTGGAGCACACTGGTATCCGTCTGATTGAGCCTGAACTGTTCAAGGGCTACGATCCCAAGCAGAAGCAGCTTTTGCAAGAAATCGTCATTCAGGAGGATCTCGAGCCATTTGAGGCCTCTCAGGAGACCGCGCAGGAGTTCAAGCGTGAGCACGGAGACAAGGTCGACATTTTCGAGATCCCCGAGTCTGGCGAGTACACCGTCCGCCTGCGCAAGGGTGCCAACCTTCTGATTCCCAAGGCGCTCTCCTTTGACCGTCTTGTCGCCGGTCAGGTCCCCACCGGTTGGGATGCCAAGCGTTACGGTGTCCCCGACGATATCATCGAGCAGGTTGACCCCATCACTCTGTACGTCCTGGTCTGTACCGCCGAGGCCATGCTGTCTTCCGGTATCACCGACCCCTATGAGTTCTACAAGTACGTTCACTTGTCCGAGGTGGGTAACTGCATCGGCTCTGGTATTGGTGGTACCCACGCCCTGCGTGGTATGTACAAGGACCGCTACCTAGACAAGCCCGTGCAGAAGGACATTCTGCAAGAGTCCTTCATCAACACCATGAGCGCTTGGGTCAACATGTTGCTCCTGTCTTCTACGGGTCCCATCAAGACCCCTGTCGGAGCTTGCGCCACCGCTGTGGAGTCTGTTGACATTGGTTACGAGACCATTGTCGAGGGTAAGGCTCGGGTCTGCTTCGTTGGTGGATTCGATGACTTCCAGGAGGAAGGCTCGTACGAGTTCGCCAACATGAAGGCCACAAGCAACGCCGAGACTGAATTCGCTCACGGTCGCACCCCTCAGGAGATGTCCCgtcctactactactactcgTGCCGGCTTCATGGAGTCGCAGGGTTGCGGTATGCAGCTCATCATGAGCGCCCAGCTGGCCCTCGACATGGGTGTGCCTATTCACGGTATCATCGCTTTGACCACCACCGCTACCGACAAGATTGGCCGCTCCGTCCCCGCGCCTGGCCAGGGTGTTCTCACCACTGCCCGCGAAAACCCTGGCAAGTTCCCTTCGCCCCTCTTGGACATCAAGTATCGCCGCCGTCAACTTGAGCTGCGGATGAAGCAGATCAAAGAATGGCAAGAGTCAGAGCTCCTCTACCTCCAGGAAGAGGTCAATGCCATGCAGGCCCAGAGTGACTCGTCTTTCAATGCCTCAGAGTACATGCACGAGCGCGCTCAGCACATTGAGCGGGAAGTTGTTCGTCAGGAGAAGGATGCTCAGTTCAGCCTGGGCAACAACTTCTGGAAGCAAGATTCGCGCATCGCTCCCCTGCGTGGCGCCCTTGCCACTTGGGGTCTCACTGTCGACGATATCAGCGTCGCTTCCTTCCACGGTACCTCGACTGTGGCCAACGACAAGAACGAGTCTGATGTTATCTGCCAGCAGCTCAAGCACCTGGGCCGCAAGAAGGGTAACGCCGTCATGGGTATCTTCCAGAAGTATCTCACTGGTCACCCCAAGGGTGCTGCCGGTGCCTGGATGTTCAACGGGTGCTTGCAGGTCTTGGACTCTGGCCTCGTGCCCGGTAACCGCAACGCCGATAACGTTGACAAGGTGATGGAGAAGTTCGACTACATCGTCTACCCTAGCCGCAGCATTCAGACCGATGGCGTCAATGCTTTCTCTGTGACCTCGTTTGGTTTCGGTCAAAAGGGTGCTCAGGTCATTGGTATCCACCCCAAGTACCTGTACGCTACTCTTGACCAGGCTCAGTACCAGGCCTACAAGACCAAGGTCGAGTCCCGTCAGAAGAAGGCTTACCGCTACTTCCACAACGGCCTGATCAACAACAGCATCTTCGTGGCTAAGAGCAAGGCCCCCTATGAGGATGCCCAGCAGAGTCAGGTCTTCCTCAACCCCGACTACCGTGTCAGTGTAGACAAGAAGACCTCCGAGCTGAAGTTCTCCACCACTCCCCCCAAGGCTGAGGAGCGGGAGAGCACCCGCCAGATGGTCGAGTCTCTTGCCAAGGCCCACGCTGCTGGCGGGAATTCCAAGGTCGGAGTGGACGTTGAGAACATCGACGCCATCAACATCTCCAACGAGACTTTTGTCGAGCGCAACTTCACCGAGGCCGAACAAGCGTACTGCCGTAAGGCTGCTTCTCCTCAGTCCTCCTTTGCTGGTCGCTGGAGTGCCAAGGAAGCTGTGTTCAAGTCGCTCGGTGTCAGCAGCAAGGGTGCTGGAGCCGCCTTGAAGGATATTGAAATTGGAAGCGACGCAAATGGCGCTCCTATTGTCAAC CTCCACGGCGCCGCCGCTATCGCCGCCAAGGAAGCCGGTGTCAAACAAGTCACTGTTAGTATCAGCCACAGTGACACTCAAGCCGTCGCGGTCGCGGTTTCGCAGTTTTAA
- a CDS encoding tRNA (guanine(26)-N(2))-dimethyltransferase, with translation MMDTSPDGGPSKVVQHGGVEYNVIKEGLAHILNPRAQEAASKGTRRDLTDSDESQSVFYNPIQQFNRDLSVLAIRAYSEHVADVKRQKADQKSKRRPSNNGANQGMKRKREDSPNEKASNATARKGEGDKEGKSAARPTSEETATTTSVPPTEPSESKPDTTTTTTAAASTPATLPSQFTVLDALSATGLRALRYASELPVVTKVVGNDLSESAIKSMKTNIAYNKLEDRIQPNLGDARAYMYRACGDPSRKFDVIDLDPYGTAAPFLDAALQAVKDGGLLCVTCTDAGVWASTGYAEKAFSLYGGNPVKGLHSHEAGLRLILNSLAMSAAKYGIAIEPLLSLSIDFYARVFVRVTRSPAQVKFTASNSMVVYNCDSGCGAWSIQPLAASREKLDRNGRPVYHFKLAQGPTANTYCEHCGFKTHLAGPMWAGPLHNPHFIQRILDTLPKLDPEVYQTIPRIEGMLTTAMEEDLDLSPALTKPSAQQPNQNQHQNPPPKSSNTDSTGSQQAQEQTDYPAIIPRVNPALHEPYPFYFSLSALSKVLHCSTVPQDEFRGALRSVGYRSTRSHAKPNSIRTDAPWSVIWEVMREWVRQHSPVKESSLKPGTAGAAIMAKSRENLRKSTTTTMTTTDGQSQDPWLAQLKNDLLAAVESGRDITDLVTKVEASLYRSGSRQSFISPPQQQQQQREEEELEEEKEKGKRKNKKEATSVEENTNSTTPTQPSTHPSTLEVKFDAALGREASAAHSKKRLVRYQLNPRANWGPLNRAAVKIRSGGEIDA, from the coding sequence ATGATGGATACTTCTCCCGACGGAGGACCCAGCAAGGTGGTGCAGCATGGCGGTGTCGAGTACAATGTGATCAAAGAAGGATTAGCGCACATTCTGAATCCCCGAGCCCAGGAGGCCGCGTCCAAGGGCACACGGAGAGATCTCACCGACAGCGATGAGAGCCAATCTGTATTTTACAACCCAATTCAACAATTCAATCGAGACCTGAGTGTGCTTGCTATTCGCGCATACAGTGAACATGTGGCCGACGTGAAAAGGCAAAAGGCGGAccagaaatcaaagagaCGCCCCTCGAACAACGGTGCCAACCAAGGAAtgaagcgcaagcgcgaGGATTCACCGAACGAAAAGGCCTCAAACGCAACAGCTcgaaagggagaaggagataAGGAGGGCAAATCAGCCGCCCGGCCGACGAGCGAAGAGACTGCTACAACTACATCTGTGCCTCCAACCGAACCTTCGGAATCCAAGCCCGACACAACCACTACCACTACTGCCGCCGCCTCCACCCCCGCTACTCTTCCGTCCCAGTTCACCGTTCTCGATGCTCTCTCCGCCACCGGACTGCGCGCTCTGCGATATGCCTCTGAATTGCCCGTCGTGACCAAAGTGGTGGGCAACGACCTCTCTGAATCAGCCATCAAGTCAATGAAGACCAACATCGCGTACAATAAACTAGAGGACCGTATCCAGCCAAACCTCGGTGATGCCCGCGCCTACATGTACCGCGCCTGTGGTGATCCCTCTCGCAAGTTTGATGTGATTGATTTGGATCCCTATGGCACCGCGGCTCCCTTCCTGGATGCAGCCCTGCAGGCTGTCAAGGATGGCGGTCTCCTGTGTGTTACATGCACAGACGCTGGAGTCTGGGCTTCCACGGGGTATGCGGAGAAGGCGTTCTCCCTCTACGGCGGGAATCCGGTCAAGGGCCTGCATTCGCATGAGGCTGGTCTGCGCTTGATTCTGAACAGTCTGGCCATGTCGGCGGCCAAGTATGGTATCGCCATTGAGCCATTGCTCTCGCTCTCGATCGACTTCTACGCTCGTGTCTTTGTGCGGGTGACTCGCTCCCCGGCTCAAGTCAAGTTCACAGCAAGCAACTCCATGGTGGTGTACAACTGCGATTCCGGATGCGGCGCATGGAGCATTCAGCCTCTCGCCGCGTCCCGAGAGAAGCTCGATCGCAACGGCCGGCCTGTCTACCACTTCAAGTTGGCCCAGGGTCCGACGGCCAACACTTACTGCGAGCACTGCGGCTTCAAGACGCATCTCGCAGGGCCCATGTGGGCTGGTCCACTCCATAACCCACACTTTATTCAGCGTATTTTGGACACGCTGCCCAAACTCGACCCAGAGGTCTATCAGACAATCCCTCGTATCGAGGGCATGCTGACCACCGCCATGGAAGAAGACCTGGATTTGAGTCCTGCTCTGACAAAGCCCAGCGCTCAGCAGCCAAACCAGAACCAACACCAAAATCCACCCCCTAAATCGTCCAATACAGACTCGACTGGATCCCAGCAAGCCCAGGAACAGACCGATTATCCAGCCATCATCCCCCGCGTCAATCCGGCCCTCCACGAGCCATACCCCTTCTACTTCTCCCTGAGCGCTCTCTCCAAAGTTCTCCATTGTTCGACTGTCCCACAAGATGAGTTCCGAGGCGCCCTGCGCTCCGTCGGATATCGCTCGACTCGCAGCCATGCAAAGCCCAACTCGATCCGCACGGATGCCCCCTGGAGCGTGATCTGGGAAGTCATGCGGGAGTGGGTCCGTCAACATTCTCCCGTGAAGGAAAGTTCTCTGAAGCCCGGGACTGCCGGTGCAGCTATCATGGCGAAGAGCCGGGAGAATCTGCGCAAGAGCACCACAaccaccatgaccaccaccgATGGGCAGAGTCAAGATCCCTGGCTTGCACAGCTCAAGAACGACCTTCTTGCTGCAGTCGAGTCCGGAAGGGATATCACTGATTTGGTCACCAAGGTCGAGGCTTCTTTGTATCGATCTGGATCTCGCCAATCATTTATCTCGCCaccacagcagcagcagcagcagcgggaggaggaagagctggaggaagaaaaggaaaaggggaagaggaagaataAGAAGGAAGCCACTTCCGTCGAGGAAAACACCAATTCAACCACCCCGACCCAACCCTCCACACACCCCAGCACGCTTGAAGTCAAATTCGACGCGGCTCTCGGCCGGGAAGCTTCGGCGGCTCATTCCAAGAAGCGTCTTGTGCGGTATCAGCTTAATCCCCGTGCGAATTGGGGTCCTTTGAATCGCGCGGCTGTAAAAATTCGAAGTGGCGGTGAAATCGATGCTTGA
- a CDS encoding Pyruvate dehydrogenase E1 component subunit beta, which yields MAAPRLFRPASRLLSSRLSTFAKRPAFAPSVCAQAALRTRSYATEGGVKEVTVRDALNEALAEELEGNEKTFILGEEVAQYNGAYKVTRGLLDRFGPKRVIDTPITEAGFTGLAVGAALAGLHPIVSIFPESESNGEPDSTPRRGDLGCEFMTFNFAMQSIDQIINSAAKTHYMSGGIQPCNITFRGPNGFAAGVAAQHSQDYSAWYGSIPGLKVVSPWSSEDAKGLLKAAIRDPNPVVVLENELMYGQAFPMSEAAQKNDFVLPIGKAKIERAGKDLTIVSLSRCVGQSLTAAAELKQKYGVDAEVINLRSIKPLDVETIIASLKKTGRLMVVESGYPMFGVASEILALSMEYGFDYLTAPAVRVTGAEVPTPYALGLENMSFPQEDTIVTQAAKLLRV from the exons ATGGCCGCTCCTCGACTTTTCCGCCCAGCTTCCCGGCTGCTGTCTTCGCGCCTGTCGACCTTTGCCAAGCGTCCGGCCTTTGCTCCCTCCGTCTGCGCTCAGGCTGCTCTGCGTACTCGCAGCTACGCCACCGAGGGTGGTGTCAAGGAGGTCACTGTCCGTGATGCTTTGAACGAGGCGCTCGCCGAAGAGCTCGAGGGCAACGAGAAGACCTTCATTCTCGGTGAGGAGGTCGCACAGTACAATGGAGC TTATAAGGTTACGCGAGGCCTGTTGGACCGCTTTGGTCCCAAGCGGGTTATCGACACTCCCATCACCGAGGCCGGTTTCACCGGTCTCGCTGTTGGTGCTGCCCTGGCTGGTCTGCACCCCATTGTGAGTATTTTTCCGGAGAGCGAGAGCAATGGCGAACCCGACAGCACACCGAGACGCGGCGATTTGGGA TGCGAGTTCATGACCTTCAACTTTGCCATGCAGTCCATTGATCAGATCATCAACTCCGCCGCCAAGACTCACTACATGTCCGGTGGTATCCAGCCTTGCAACATTACCTTCCGTGGTCCCAACGGTTTCGCCGCCGGTGTCGCCGCTCAGCACTCCCAGGACTACTCTGCCTGGTACGGCTCCATTCCCGGTCTCAAGGTCGTCTCCCCTTGGAGCTCCGAGGATGCCAAGGGTCTGCTGAAGGCCGCTATCCGTGACCCCAACCCTGTTGTGGTTCTGGAGAACGA GCTTATGTACGGTCAGGCTTTCCCCATGAGCGAGGCCGCCCAGAAGAACGACTTCGTCCTGCCCATCGGCAAGGCCAAGATTGAGCGCGCCGGAAAGGATTTGACcattgtctctctctctcgctgtGTCGGCCAGTCTCTGACTGCCGCCGCCGAGTTGAAGCAGAAGTACGGTGTTGACGCCGAGGTCATCAACTTGCGCTCCATCAAGCCCCTCGACGTTGAGACCATCATTGCCTCTCTGAAGAAGACCGGCCGCCTGATGGTGGTTGAGTCTGGCTACCCCATGTTTGGTGTCGCCTCCGAGATCCTTGCTCTGTCCATGGAGTACGGTTTCGACTACCTGACTGCCCCGGCTGTCCGTGTCACCGGTGCCGAGGTTCCCACCCCCTACGCTCTTGGTCTCGAGAACATGTCCTTCCCCCAGGAGGACACCATTGTCACCCAGGCCGCTAAGCTGCTGCGGGTTTAA